The sequence CACCAGCCGTCCCTCCACGCTCGCCCGCTCGAGGGCCGCGAGCATGGGCTCCGGCAGCGTGCCCCCCTGAAACGCCGCGCCTACCACATGGGTATGCATCGCCAGCACGAGGGCGAGGGCGGCGTTGGCCTCCCCCAGCCGCAGTTGCGCCGCCGCGTATTCCTCCAGGGTCGCGCCGAGTCCTCCCCGCTCCCGGGGCAGGGTCAGCCGCGTGTACCCGCTCGCCCGCAGGGCCGCCGCGGCCTCCGGGGTCACGTCCTGCGCGGCCTCGCAGGCGTCCGCGTGGGTGCGGATGGCGTGGGCCGCGCGGCCCGTCACGTCTTGCAGGGTGGGGGAGAGGGCGTGCGTCACGCCCGGCAGGGTAGCGCCTGCACCCGGCCCCACCTCTGTCAGCGCGGACAGTTCAGGCCAGGTGAGGTGCCCCGCCGCGCCGCCCGGCTCCCCGCATGTGCAGGAGGCGAAAGTGCAGCCGGGCCGCAGCGCCTCCCGCGCCCCCAGCCCGCTGAAATAGACGCGGACAAACGCGGCCAGGAGCGCGTCCCCCGCCCCGCTGGTGCTGACGACTGGCCGGGTGGGCACGGCGAGCTGGTGCCAGGGGGGCCGCCCCCGCTCGGAGAGCAGCGCCCCGGCCGCCCCCACCCCGATCGCGATGAGCCGTGGGTCCCAGCTCTCGCGGTAGGCCCGCCACGCGTCCTGCGCGGGCAGCGAGAGGTTCGCCCCGCTCAGGAACACCACGTCCGCGTTTGCCAGGTGGGGCAGATCGTAGGGGTGCCCGGGTCCGGGGGTCGCCTGGAGGTCGGTGACGACCGGTACGCCCGCTGCCCGCGCGAGGGGAAGCAGCCCGCGGGTCCACGCGACGTTGCCGAGGACCGCGACCTGGAGCCCCGCCAGCGCCTCCTGAAAGAGCGGGAGGGGAGCCGCCCCCGCGGTGAGGCCCTTCAGGTCGCGATAGATCTGCCGGGCACCCCCCCGGGGCGGTCAGCACCAGCGAGAGCGGCGTGGCGGGCGCGGGGCAGAGCTGGATGCCCGTCCTCCCCGCCGTCTCCCGAGTGGCGTGTCCCGCCGGGTCGTCCCCCACGAAGGCCAGCCGCCGCACCTCTGTCCCAGCCGCGCCAGGGCGTGCGTCACGTTGAACCCCACCCCGGACACCCCGAGCGTCAGGGGACCCGGTTGCTCCGCGCTCTCGGCGGCGGGCAGCGTCAGCGAGGGGGCGGCGAAGCCCAGTTCCAGGTTGACGTTCCCGCAGACCAGGACCCGCAATGGCGAGGAGGACATGGGCCAGTGTAACCCCCTCCCGGATTCGCTCAAAACAGAATATAATACTGTCACTATGTCTAAGGCTTCACGAGATTCCGCACGTGCCGTCATTCAGGCCCGCTTCCGGGAGAGCGTGGACCGCGACGTGAGCGGCCTCGCCGCCGCGCAGTGTCAGGAGGGCGGGTTGTACGCGCCCGACGGCACCCCGGCCCACATCCTCTGCCTGGGCAGCCATCCGGCGGTCACGGGGCTGATCTGGCAGGACTTCCGCCCGAACTGGGAGGAGGTCGTGTACGTGTACGACGGCACCCGGACGGAATTGACCCGTTACCTCAACGCCAAGCTGCACCTGACGGTCACGCTCGCCGCCGCCGGGCACGAGAACACGCCCGGCGTCCAGGCCGCCCTGCTCGCCGCCCAGCAGGCCCTGCACGCCCTCTGGATCGTCTGGGCGGGGTATCAGGCCACCACCACGGACGCTCTGGCCCACGCCGTCACCGAGTTCGAGGACGTGCGGTAGGGAAGGGGCTCTCGTACCTCCACGGTGACGGGGCCCTTCCCGGGGTAGGCTTGGACGGCAACTCCAGCCCAGCCGCCACTCTCCCAGGAGGTCCTCACCCCATGACCCAGCCCCGCCTGCCCGAACGCTTTCGTGCCCTGCGCGCCGTGAAGGATGACGCGGGCTTCCGCGCCGAGTTTCAGCAGCTCACACCCGCCGACCTGCCGGGTGGCGACACGGTCGTGCGCGTGACCCATTCCAGCCTGAACTATAAGGACGGCCTGGCGGTGACCGGGAGGCCCGGCGTGCTGCGGTCGTACCCGATGACGCCCGGCATCGACCTTGCGGGAACGGTCGTCAGCGACGAGACGGGCACCTATCAACCGGGCGCCCCGGTGCTGCTCACCGGCTGGGGCATCGGCGAGCGGCAGGACGGCGGGTACGCTGAGTACGCGCGGGTCCGGTCGGAGTGGCTGGTGCCCCTGCCCGGGGGAACCGGCGCCGAGTGGGCGATGAGCGTCGGCACGGCGGGCTTCACGGCGATGCTCGCGGTGTTGAGCCTGGAGGACCACGGCCTGACTCCCGGAAGCGGCGAGGTGCTGGTCACGGGCGCAGCGGGCGGCGTGGGCAGCACGGCGGTCGCCCTCCTCGCGGCGGCGGGCCATACGGTCACGGCGAGCACCGGGCGGCGTGAGGAGGAGGCCTACCTGCGCTCCCTCGGCGCCGCGAACGTCATCGGGCGGGAAGAATTGCCCGGGCTGAAGCGTCCCCTGGAGAAGGAACGCTGGGCGGGCGTGGTGGACAGCGTGGGTGGCGAGACGCTGGCCGGGGCCCTCGCCAGCACGCGCGCGCACGGCTCGGTCGCGGCCTGCGGGCTGGCGGGGGGGAGTGCTCTCGCCACCACCGTCTTCCCCTTCATCCTCCGGGGGGTGAATCTCCTGGGGATCGACTCGGTGAACTGCCCGACCCCCCGCCGCCGGGCCGCCTGGGAACGCCTGGCCCGCGACCTTCCGGCAGACAAACTGGCCGACGTGACGCAGGTTCGCCCGCTGAGCGACGTTCCCGCGCTGGCCGAGGAGATTCTGGCGGGGCGGGTGCGGGGCCGCACGGTCATAGACGTGAGCCGCTGAAGTTCTGCCGAAACTGTGATTACGCGCTGGGCGTAACACGGTATCCTGTTCTCGATGACCGCCGCCGCCCCTTCCACCACCGATCAGCGTGCCCTGCAAACCCTGAAAAGCGTCTGGGGATATGACGCCTTCCGGGGCGTGCAGGCCAACATCGTCCGCACGGTGGCGGAGGGGGGCAACGCGCTCGTGCTGATGCCGACGGGCGGCGGCAAAAGCCTGTGCTACCAGGTGCCCTCGCTGCTGCGCCCCGGGGTGGGCATCGTGGTCTCTCCCCTGATCGCGCTCATGAAGGACCAGGTGGACTCGCTGCGGCAGGTGGGGGTGCGCGCCGCCTTCCTGAACTCCACCCTCAGCCCGGAGGGGGTGCGCGAGGTAGAGTCGGCCCTGATCGCCGGGAACCTCGACCTGCTGTACGTGGCGCCCGAGCGTTTGCTGCTGCCGCGCACCCTCGACCTGCTGGAACGCGCCCCCGTCGCCCTCTTCGCCATCGACGAGGCGCACTGCGTCTCCCAGTGGGGGCACGACTTCCGGCCCGAGTACGGGCAGCTCCACGTGCTGCCGGAGCGCTTCCCGCACATCCCGCGTGTCGCCCTCACCGCCACCGCCGACGAGCGCACCCGGGCGGACATGCTGCGCGTCCTCGGGCTGCACGGGGCGCCGCAGTTCATCTCATCCTTCGACCGCCCCAACCTCCAGTACCGGGTCATGCAGAAGGAGGGGCCGAAAACCCAGCTCCTCGACTTCATCCGGGCCGAACACGAGGGGGACGCGGGCATCGTGTACTGCCTCTCGCGCAAGTCGGTGGAGGAGACGGCGGGGTGGCTCCAGGCACAGGGGGTGGACGCCCTCCCGTACCACGCGGGCCTCTCGCCGCGCGAGCGCAACCACGCCCAGGACCGCTTCCTCAACGAGGAGGGGCTGGTCGTCGTGGCGACGGTCGCCTTCGGCATGGGCATCGACAAGCCCAACGTGCGCTTCGTCGCCCACCTCGACCTGCCCAAGAGCCTGGAGGGCTACTACCAGGAGACGGGCCGCGCCGGGCGCGACGGCCTGCCGGGCACCGCCTGGATGGTCTACGGCCTGGCCGACGTGGTGAACGTCAAGCGGATGCTCGACCAGAGCCTCGCGCCCCCGGACGTGAAGCGCATCGAGGCGGCCAAGCTCGACGCCCTGCTGACCTACTGCGAGGCCGCGACCTGCCGCCGCCAGGTGCTGCTGGCGTACTTCGGGGAGACGCTGCCCGGGCCCTGCGGGAACTGCGACGTGTGCCTGAATCCCCCGCGTGTGCGCGACGCCACCCGCGAGGCGCAGATGGCCCTCTCGGCGGCGGTCCGAACGGGCAACCGCTTCGGGGCGGCCCACCTCACCGATGTTCTGCTGGGCCGCGAGACGGAGAAGGTCCGGGCGATGGGGCACCACCAGCTCCCCACCTTCGGCGTGGGCAAGGCGCACGACGAGAAGACCTGGCGGGGCCTGCTGCGCCAGCTTGTCAGCCTGGGCTACCTCGCGGCGGGGGAGCACCACGGGCTGAGCGCCACCGCCAAGGCCCGTGCGCTGCTGAAGGGCGAGGAGACCCTCCAGTTGCGCGAGGAGACGCTCGCCCCGAAGCCCGCCCGGGTAGGCCGCGACCGCTCCGCCCGCCCGGGCCGCACCCCGGTGGGCGCCCACGATCAGCCACTCTTCGAGGCGCTGCGGCAGTGGCGGCTGGGCAAGGCGCGCGAGCAATCCGTCCCGCCCTACGTGATCTTCAGCGACGCGACCCTCAAGACGATCGCCGAACTGCGCCCCGGCAGCCTGCACACCCTGGGCACCGTGAGCGGCGTCGGCGGGCGCAAACTGGAAGCCTACGGCGAGGAGGTGCTGGGGGTGGTGCGGGGGCATTCGGGCGGCCCCCGACCCATGCCCGGCCGCCAGCCCAGCGAGGCCGAGCGGGGCGCGGCGGGCAATGCGGCGGTGCTGGGGGTGTTGGGGGGGAGCGACAGGCTCCCCACCTCCACCCCTGAAGTCGGCACCTGGCCCACGACCCTCTTCCCGGAGGCGCCCACCCCACAGGCGGCAGGCCAGACGCCACAGGCCCCCCACCCCGAGGTCGCCGAGGCCCTGCGCGAACTGCGGAAGGAACTGTGCCGCGAGACGGGGCTCAGCGCCTTCGTGATCTTCCCCAACGCGACGCTGGAGGCGCTGGCTGCCCGGCAGCCGCGCACGCTCGATGACCTCCGCGGGCTGCCCGGCATGGGCGAGAAGCGCATCGAGGCCTACGGCGAGCGGATCATCGACGCGGTGTTGACGGCGCTGGACGAGTAGCCTGGGGCATGTCCGTCACCGCCCTGCGCCTGAGCCACGCCTTTCGCCGCAACCTGAGCCTCATCGCCCGGCACGCCGGGGACGTGTCCGAGGAGGCCGCCTTGGCTCGGGCGGGGGAGGGCAGCAGCCTGAACTGGGTGGTGGGGCACTGCCTGGCGAGCCGCACCCGGCTGCTGGAGGGACTGGGCGCCCTGCCCGAGGGGCTGGACGCCTCGGCGGTGCGGGCCTGCTACGGCCGGGGGACGGTCCCTGACCCGGACGCCGCCTGGCTCCTCACCGACCTGCTGCGCTGGCTGGAAGCCTCGCAGGGCCGCCTGGAAACCGCCCTGCCGACCGCCGACCTCTCCGCCGCCACCGAGTCCCCCTTTGGCATCCTGCCCCTGGCCGACCTGCTCGACCAGTTCGCGTGGCACGAGGCGACGCACGCGGGGCAACTCGCGGTGCTGCGGCGGGTGGCGGCCTCAGTCGGCCCCTGACGTTTCCCGCGCCGCACCCGGCGTCTGGGCCACGGCGGGTTTCCCCGCCCGCAGCGCGAGGCTGAGGGCGAACCCCGCCGCCACCAGGACGAAGGCGAACACGTAGGCCCGCCGCAGCCCCTCCGCCAGCGCCACACCGCCCGAGGCGAGGGCTCCCGAGCCGATGAGCAGGGCCATCAGCGCCACGCCCAGCGCCCCGCCCATCTGCCGGGCGAACAGCACGCCGCTCGTGACGGCGCCGAGTTCCGGGCGGGCCGCCTCTTCCTGTGCCGAGAGGAGCAGGCTGAGCATCGCAAAGCCCATCCCCATGCCGACCACGAAGCCGAGTGCTGACGTGACCCACAGCGGCGAGTGCACCACGAGCGTGAGGAGGGCAAACGTTCCGGTCAGCACCAGGAACCCCACCTGCGCCAGCCGGGCGAGCGGCACCCGGGTCAGCAGCCGCGCGCTGAGGATGCTCGTGAGGGTCCAGCCCACCAGCATGGGGGTGAGGATCGCGCCCGCGCCGGTCGCCCCGCCGCCACCCACCCCCTGCGCATACAGCGGCAGGTAGGCGATCACGCCGAAGTAGGCCGCGCCGCCCAGGAAGTTGCCGGTGAAGGCGATGGCCGTTGCCCGCCGGGCCAGCGCCCGCATGGGGAGCAGCGGGTCCGGGTGCCGCCGCTCGACCGCCACGGCGGCGAGCAGGATGAGCAGGCCGGGGATGACGAGGAGCCACGCCTTCCCCTCCAGCCCCCACACGGTCAGGCCGCTCCCCAGCGTGAAGAGGGCCGCGCCCGCCCAGTCCAGCCGGGCGGGGCGCGGCGTGCCCGTCTCGCGCAGGTGCCGCAGCGCGGTCAGCAGGGAGGCCAGGCCGAACGGCAGGCTCGCGTAGAAGGTCCAGCGCCACGACAGCGTGTCGGTCAGCCAGCCGCCCAGCAGCGGCCCCAGCAGGCCCGACAGGCCCCACACCCCGCTGATCAAGGCCTGCACCCGCCCGCGCTCGGCAAGCGGGTACGTCTCCCCGATGATCGTCAGCGTGAGGGGCAGCACCGCCCCCGCCCCCAGCCCCTGAAGCGCGCGGGCCGCCACCAGCCCGCCCATGCTCTGGGCGAGGCCGCACAGCGCGCTCCCCAGCAGGAACAGCACCACCCCGATCAGGTACAGCCGCCGCCGCCCCAGCACGTCCGAGGCCCGGCCCCACAGCGGGCTGCTCACCGTGCTCGTCAGCAGGTACACCGCGAAGGGCAGCGCGTACAGCCGTTGCCCCCCCAGGTCCGCGATCACGCTGGGCATGGCGGTGGCGACCACGCTCGATTCCAGCGCGGCCAGAAAGACGCCCAGGACGAGGCCGCTGGTGGCGAGTCGGCGAGCACGGCGGGCGGCAGGGGACAACGTCGGGGCCTCCGTCATGGGGCGCAGGCTAACGCCCCTGGCGAGCGGGCTGAGTGGATGCCGCCCCCCTTTCCGGCAAAGCATGAAGGAACGCTCTGACCGCCGCCACGATCCGCCGTTCGGTCTCCTCCCGGGTCACGGTGGGCTGGCCGTCCCCCTTCTGCGGCCCGTACCGCCCGAAAAAGGCGTGGACCGCCCCCGGCAGCACCGTGAGTGCCGTGTTCGGCGGCAGGCGCGAGAGGCCGCCCCGCACGTCCGCCGCGCTCGCCACCCCGTCCCGCTCGGCGAGGAGGGAGAGGACTGGGTACGGGGCGGCCCGAAGGCTGACATTCCCCGCCGGGTAGGCCGCCATCAGGATCAGGCCGGAAAGGTCCGCCGGATGCCTCGCCGCGTAGCTCGCCGCCATAGCCCCGCCCAGCGAGTGCCCGGCCAGGACCACCCGTTTGCCCGGCCCGAAGCGGTCGATCAGCTCCCCCGCCCGGTTCACCCCCAGCACGGCCAGGTCGAGTGGAAAGACCGGGATGACCGTCTGTACTCCGTCCGCCGCGAGCGCCCGGCCCAGCCACTCGTACGCCTGGGGCCGCACCAGCCCGCCGGGGTACAGGACGAGCAACGTGTTCGCCCGCCCGTCCTGCGGCTGGATGTCGATGAAAGGGTGCGGCTCCCGTTCCAGCCTCACCACCGCCGCCGAGCCGGGGTAGGCCGCGTCCTGCCCGAGGACCAGGGGTGGGCGCAGGAGGACGGTGCTGACGCGGCCCACCGCGCCCCCCGCCAGCAGGGCCAGCACCAGGGCCAGGGCCAGGCGGAGGCGGGGCGGGACCGCGGGCCGGCTTCTCAGGCGGGACATGCGTTCAGCGTAGGGCAAAGAAAGACCGCCCCCCGGGAGGAGGGCGGCGGGTGCAGGATCTCAGGATCTTTAGCGGCGGTCGACGGGCAGCGTGGGGATCGCGCGGTGGGTGGCGGCGCCGCGGGCGCCCATCACCGCGAGGAGCAGCGTCAGGCCCGCGCCCAGCAGCCAGGCCAGGCCCGCGTTGCGCGCGGCGGTTCGGGCGGTCTGCTCGGCGGTCTGGGCGAGCTGCTGCGCCTGCTGCTGAAGACGGTCCACCTCGTTCGTCACCGTCGTGCGAACTTCCTCGGCCTGGGCCTGGCTCAGCCCCTGGCGGGTCAGGCGGGTCACGAACTGCTCGCCGGTCAGCGCGTTCTTGATCGCGTTCACGCGGGCAGAGGCGAAGTCGGTGATGTTGCCCAGGTTCTGGTTGCCCAGGTCGTACTGCGCGCGGCGGAAAATGCCGGTCACCACGTTGGCGGCGGCCGTCACCTGCTCCTGGCCCAGGTTGGGGCTGGCGTCGGCGATCAGGTTCGCCACGTCCTGCTGGTCGATGCCGTTCAGGAAGCTCTGGATGCCAGCCGGGGCGGTCGTGTTCCCAGCGGCGTCCGCCGCGGCCCCCGCCGCGTTGGCCGCCGCACCGGCGACGTTGCCCACGATGTTGGTCGCGGTGCCGATCAGTCGGCTGGCGGTGTTGAAGGCGAACAGGGTCGAGAGCAGCACGAGCAGGCCGCCCGTCACCAGGCCGGTCAAGGTGGCGTCGCTGTGGGTCATCGCCGCGATGCCGTCGTCGTTGCGGGTGGAGGGGGCACTCGCGCGCACGGCGGTGCGGCCCGCCGCCCAGGCACCGACCAGCGCGGCGATGGCCGTCCAGATCCCGGCCTGAATACCCGTGCCCGTCAGGGTGAGCCCGGTCAGGGCGGTGATGACCAGCCCGAGGGCGATGATCGTCAGCGTGGTGACCAGCCCCATCACGACCCCGGCGAGGATACCCCGCCAACTGATGCGGTGGGAGAGTGGATCGGTGTTTAGCGTCATGGTTTCTCCTTGTCGCGCCGTCCCCGCCCGGTGGGAAGGGTCACGGCGCACCCCATCTCCTGCTGGAGGTTCAGGGTGCCTCGGTGCCCACCCTAAACTCCACTGTCCTGCTTTGCGTTCCCCGGACGCTTAATACCCCACTCATACAGCGTTTTCGCTCACGGCGCCGTTATACGAAGGCGCTGAACCCCGTGATCGCGCGGCCCACGACCAGCGTGTTGATCTCGTTCGTGCCCTCGTACGAATAGATCGCCTCGGTGTCGGCGAAGTGCTTGATGACCCCGTTGTCGAGCAGGATGCCGTTGCCGCCGAAGGTCTCGCGGGCGAGCGCCACCGTCTCGCGGCAGCGGGCGGCGGTCACCACCTTGGCGAGCGAGGCGTGTTCGTCGCGCATCTGCCCCGCGTCCGCCATCCGCGAGAGGCGCAGCACGAGCGAGAGCATGCTCGTCACGTTGCCCAGCATGTGGACGAGGTGGTTCTGGATAAGCTGGAAGTTCCCGATGGGCTTGCCGAACTGCTCGCGCCTCTGTGCGTACCCCAGCGCGAGTTCGTAGGCCCCGAAGGCGCAGCCCACCCCCTGCCACGCCACGCCCGCCCGCGTCAGCCGCAGCACCTCGGCGGTCGTGCGCCAGCCGCGCGTCTCCTGGAGCCGGTCCGAGTCCGGCACCCGGCATTCCGTCAGCGTGATGTGCCCGTTTTCCACGATCCGCAGCGCGACCTTGCCCTCGATCTTGCGGACGTGGTAACCGGGTGTTCCGGCCCGCACGATGAAGCCGCGCACCTCCTGGGTGTCCTCGTCGCGCGCCCAGACCACCGTGAAGTCGCTGAAGGGCGAGTTGCCGATCCAGTACTTCTCGCCGCTGAGCACCCACCCGTCCCCGTCCTGGCGGCAGGTCGTCCGCATCCCCTGGCTGACCTGCGAGCCGCCCTCGGGCTCGGTGAGGCCGAACGCGCCGATGGCCTCCAGGTCGAGCATCTTCGGCAGCCACTCGGCCTTCTGCTCGGCTGAGCCCCCCAGCGCGATGGAGGCGAAGGCCAGCCCCGCGTGGACGCCGAAAAAGACAGCGGTGGACACATCCACCCGGCAGGCCTCCAGGGTGATCATGCCCTCCGTCATCGTCGCGCCGGGCCTTCGGGTGCCGTCCTCGTTCCAGATGCGCCGGGGCAGGTTCAGCTTTCGCAACTCGGGGATGAGGTGCCGCGGGAACTCGTCGCGGCTCCAGTACGCGTTCATGATGGGCGCGACGTGTTCCTGCATGAAGCCGCGCACGGCCAGCCGGACCTCCTGTTGCTCGGGGGTGAGGTCGTCCAGTTGCCCGTAAAAGTCGCCGTCGGGCTCGGGGAGGGCCTTGGGGGCACCGCCGCCCTTCATCGCCCGCGCGAGCTGCCCGAGTTGCCGGTCACTCAGGCGCGAGGCGGCCGCGAGCAGGGCGGGAAGGTCCACCCTCTGGCCCAGCCGCGCCAGCGCCTCGGGGTCGAGCTGGGCGAGCAGGGCCGCGGAATCTCTTGGTTGGGAGGTCATGGGTCCGTTGTACGCGGCGCGGACCCGCCGGACTGCGAGCCCCGACCCACCCGGGGTTCACCCAATGTTCAGTGTTCGCCTGGCCCCCCACCGGGGGAGGGCCGCACATGGGGGAACGCGGCAACTCCGCGCGCCGTAGTGTGCAGGGTATGCAAACCCCTGGAGTGTGGGCGCGGCTGCGGGCCCTGACGCGCGGCGAGCAGGACGCCGAGACCCTCTACGCCTACCGCCGGGCGGGCGCGCAGGTTCACGACCTCCTCGACGCCGCCGAGCGCCGCCGCTTCGACCTGACCCTGAGCGGCACGAGCCCCTTCGCGCTGAGGCGGCACGTGGGCCTGGAACTCGCCTGCACCTGGAACGCCTTCGCCCTCCAGACGCTCGGCGACCGGATGCTGGAGGCGGACGAGGTCGCCGACCCCGGCAC is a genomic window of Deinococcus aerius containing:
- a CDS encoding MFS transporter; this translates as MTEAPTLSPAARRARRLATSGLVLGVFLAALESSVVATAMPSVIADLGGQRLYALPFAVYLLTSTVSSPLWGRASDVLGRRRLYLIGVVLFLLGSALCGLAQSMGGLVAARALQGLGAGAVLPLTLTIIGETYPLAERGRVQALISGVWGLSGLLGPLLGGWLTDTLSWRWTFYASLPFGLASLLTALRHLRETGTPRPARLDWAGAALFTLGSGLTVWGLEGKAWLLVIPGLLILLAAVAVERRHPDPLLPMRALARRATAIAFTGNFLGGAAYFGVIAYLPLYAQGVGGGGATGAGAILTPMLVGWTLTSILSARLLTRVPLARLAQVGFLVLTGTFALLTLVVHSPLWVTSALGFVVGMGMGFAMLSLLLSAQEEAARPELGAVTSGVLFARQMGGALGVALMALLIGSGALASGGVALAEGLRRAYVFAFVLVAAGFALSLALRAGKPAVAQTPGAARETSGAD
- a CDS encoding DinB family protein, with the protein product MSVTALRLSHAFRRNLSLIARHAGDVSEEAALARAGEGSSLNWVVGHCLASRTRLLEGLGALPEGLDASAVRACYGRGTVPDPDAAWLLTDLLRWLEASQGRLETALPTADLSAATESPFGILPLADLLDQFAWHEATHAGQLAVLRRVAASVGP
- the recQ gene encoding DNA helicase RecQ → MTAAAPSTTDQRALQTLKSVWGYDAFRGVQANIVRTVAEGGNALVLMPTGGGKSLCYQVPSLLRPGVGIVVSPLIALMKDQVDSLRQVGVRAAFLNSTLSPEGVREVESALIAGNLDLLYVAPERLLLPRTLDLLERAPVALFAIDEAHCVSQWGHDFRPEYGQLHVLPERFPHIPRVALTATADERTRADMLRVLGLHGAPQFISSFDRPNLQYRVMQKEGPKTQLLDFIRAEHEGDAGIVYCLSRKSVEETAGWLQAQGVDALPYHAGLSPRERNHAQDRFLNEEGLVVVATVAFGMGIDKPNVRFVAHLDLPKSLEGYYQETGRAGRDGLPGTAWMVYGLADVVNVKRMLDQSLAPPDVKRIEAAKLDALLTYCEAATCRRQVLLAYFGETLPGPCGNCDVCLNPPRVRDATREAQMALSAAVRTGNRFGAAHLTDVLLGRETEKVRAMGHHQLPTFGVGKAHDEKTWRGLLRQLVSLGYLAAGEHHGLSATAKARALLKGEETLQLREETLAPKPARVGRDRSARPGRTPVGAHDQPLFEALRQWRLGKAREQSVPPYVIFSDATLKTIAELRPGSLHTLGTVSGVGGRKLEAYGEEVLGVVRGHSGGPRPMPGRQPSEAERGAAGNAAVLGVLGGSDRLPTSTPEVGTWPTTLFPEAPTPQAAGQTPQAPHPEVAEALRELRKELCRETGLSAFVIFPNATLEALAARQPRTLDDLRGLPGMGEKRIEAYGERIIDAVLTALDE
- a CDS encoding acyl-CoA dehydrogenase family protein, which encodes MTSQPRDSAALLAQLDPEALARLGQRVDLPALLAAASRLSDRQLGQLARAMKGGGAPKALPEPDGDFYGQLDDLTPEQQEVRLAVRGFMQEHVAPIMNAYWSRDEFPRHLIPELRKLNLPRRIWNEDGTRRPGATMTEGMITLEACRVDVSTAVFFGVHAGLAFASIALGGSAEQKAEWLPKMLDLEAIGAFGLTEPEGGSQVSQGMRTTCRQDGDGWVLSGEKYWIGNSPFSDFTVVWARDEDTQEVRGFIVRAGTPGYHVRKIEGKVALRIVENGHITLTECRVPDSDRLQETRGWRTTAEVLRLTRAGVAWQGVGCAFGAYELALGYAQRREQFGKPIGNFQLIQNHLVHMLGNVTSMLSLVLRLSRMADAGQMRDEHASLAKVVTAARCRETVALARETFGGNGILLDNGVIKHFADTEAIYSYEGTNEINTLVVGRAITGFSAFV
- a CDS encoding alpha/beta fold hydrolase translates to MSRLRSRPAVPPRLRLALALVLALLAGGAVGRVSTVLLRPPLVLGQDAAYPGSAAVVRLEREPHPFIDIQPQDGRANTLLVLYPGGLVRPQAYEWLGRALAADGVQTVIPVFPLDLAVLGVNRAGELIDRFGPGKRVVLAGHSLGGAMAASYAARHPADLSGLILMAAYPAGNVSLRAAPYPVLSLLAERDGVASAADVRGGLSRLPPNTALTVLPGAVHAFFGRYGPQKGDGQPTVTREETERRIVAAVRAFLHALPERGAASTQPARQGR
- a CDS encoding MDR family oxidoreductase; amino-acid sequence: MTQPRLPERFRALRAVKDDAGFRAEFQQLTPADLPGGDTVVRVTHSSLNYKDGLAVTGRPGVLRSYPMTPGIDLAGTVVSDETGTYQPGAPVLLTGWGIGERQDGGYAEYARVRSEWLVPLPGGTGAEWAMSVGTAGFTAMLAVLSLEDHGLTPGSGEVLVTGAAGGVGSTAVALLAAAGHTVTASTGRREEEAYLRSLGAANVIGREELPGLKRPLEKERWAGVVDSVGGETLAGALASTRAHGSVAACGLAGGSALATTVFPFILRGVNLLGIDSVNCPTPRRRAAWERLARDLPADKLADVTQVRPLSDVPALAEEILAGRVRGRTVIDVSR